GTACTCCTGTTTCCTCTTCCACGAGTCCAAGGACTACGGAAACAAGCATAGATCCATCAAAGGATTCAAAAATAGTTTGGAGTTCGAAAAAACATTCTTTGATCCATCTTTCGGGGGATTTGGACTGACTTTCCAAAACCACTTGTGTTCGTTTAATAAACGATAAAAACACAACACCTAACACAAGAGCACCGCCGGCACCTTGGATGGATTTGCCCATCGCATCTCCGTTAATAAAAACGAAGTATTTTTTACCGTTAAGAACTATATCATCACAAATGATGAGGTCTCCACCGATCTCTTTAGTTTTCCCTTTGAACTCAAATTCCTTTTTTTGTTTGGTGTAAGATTGGATTCCAATTTTTGCTGAATGGGATTTTTTGGAATCGTTTAGTGGATCAAGAAGGAGCGAGGTTAAAAAATAATCTCCATCTTGTTGAACTTTTAATTCCTGAACACGAGTGAGAGTTTCTTGTAGCTCGTTTGTCCTTTCGACAACCTTTCTTTCTAAGTTAGCATTTAGTTCTTCTACTTGTTTGTGGACTCGCAAAAACCGGTTGGCCAAAACAACGGCAATCCCTAACACAAAAAACAAAAATCCAAACCTAGATAGGTTTAAGTTTTGAATAGGGATCATTCCCGAAGCACCTAAAATATCCCAAATGGCAGTAAACATCAAAAAGAAAATTCCAACGAGTAACCTTTTGGCGTCCTTATTATTTTTTAATACGGCTCTAATGGTGATGTAAAACAAAACGACACTAAACGCTAAAACTGAAACTTGCCAAACTCGTAACAGCGTAACGGAAATGGCCCTATTGACAAAAAATTGAACGATAGCAAGTGCAATGCTAAAAACAAAATATCCTTTTGTGATGGGACTTATTCGTTTGCGAAAAAAAGTATCAACGAATAACAAAAGCCAAGGTGGAGTGAGAAATACCACAAAGTATTCTAGTTTGGTGACCGTAAATGGATCTGCATCCCAGACATAGATGGCCTGGGATCTGAAATACATATAAACCGATAAAAATACCGCAAATAAAGCGAAGTAAAGATTATATTCTTCATTCCTTCGTTTCCAATAAAACAAAGCATGATAAATCCCCACAAAAAAATATAAAAACAAAAGCATAAATGTTATATATTCATCTTCCACTTTTTGAAGGACCGTATAACGATCAATAGATGAAATATAGTCATTAAATACTTTGTAAAAATTTAGTTCTTCGCCTGGTTCGGAAGCAAGAAGGATTCTGATTTCATTTTTCCCAACTTTTAACAAATTTCGAGAGAGTTTGATGAGAATGTTTCGTTTGTATCCACTTCGTATGATATGTCCGTTTTCTAAAATCCCACTCTCGTCTACAATCTGCCCATTTATGTACACTTTGTACACATTGGAAAGATAAGGAATGTGTAAGGCAAAAAGATCCGCCTCCGTTTCTTTAAAATCGATTTCGGATAACAAAAATGGTTTTACCATTGTGATTTGTTGTAATTGTCCCTCTGGAAAATCCAATTGGGATTTGATCGAAACGAGTGGTAAGGTTTCCAATGGAATCCATGAATTCCCAATCGGAATTTCAGACTCCCACCAACCTTTTTTGACATTCCAATTTTTTGTTAGATCTATGGGCAAAGAAAAGAGGGAATAAGGAACTAGGAGAAAAAGAAAAAGATATAATCGTAAATAAAATTTCATAAAGTAAAGGTCTGGAACTCTAAAGATACACCATATGTTTCTTCAAAAAGATCTTTTTTTTCCGTTACGGACCAAATTTCTAAATTAGGATCTGTTCCCTTTTGGTGGTACAATCGGCAAAGAACTTTTCCACGTTCTGACACAGCATCTAACCTTTCAATGATGGATTTTTCAGACCGGTCGAGGCCGTCGCCAATGCGAAGGAAGGCAGCTAATTTTTTGACGAGGAGTTGGTCTTCGGGTCTAAGTGCCTTAAACTCTTCATGTTTCCCTTTGGGCCCTCCCTTTCGATGATAACGGGCAATCAGAGCAATGATTTCAATTTCTGAATTGGAAAAACCCACCATAGATTCTGAGTTTCGAATGATATAATAACTATGTTTGTGGTAGTTGTGATGAGAAATACAAAGTCCGACTTGGTGCAAATAACAAGCTGTCTCCAGATAATCTCGTTCCAAATTTCCAAGTCCATGTATCTCCTTCAGATCATCAAACATCTGCAAGGTGATTTTTACAACGGCCGCTGCATGTTTTTTTCCAGCCGGATAAAGATTAGCAACAGTTTTGATTGCCTTTTCGCGAATATTATCCAAAGGAGGAAGAGAAGAATCTTTATGACGAAACCATGATTCAATTGTATCATACACAATCCCTTCCCGAAGGGCAAACTCGCTCACAGTAAAAGAAGGGGCCTTGATCCTTTGTAAAACTTCATCCAAAACCAATACCCCACCGACGATGATATCCCCTCTTTTGGCATCAAGTCCTGGAATTTTTAGTCTTTTTTTCACACTATCAGCGTCTAACACCTGTTTACGTGCTTCTTTAAACTGGTCAAGTGTAACTTCTGTTCCGTTCAATCTGTCCCTTTTTTCCATCTTTTTTTCCAAAACAATGGAGGTCACAGAGGTAATCGTTCCAGAACTTCCCACAACCATAAAGGGTTTCCAAGTTTCAATTTGCGGTAAAAAGGCAGATAAAACCGACTCAATATGAATCCGGCATTTTTGGATGTCCGTAGCACTGATGGGATCTTTCTTAAGATACTTTTCCGTCAACCGAATGGCGCCAAGTTTCAAACT
This genomic stretch from Leptospira meyeri harbors:
- a CDS encoding Ppx/GppA phosphatase family protein; the protein is MLPFSQILRKPNSAFRTEKILAAIDLGTNSFHIVVVKLRPDGTLEYLTKEKESVRLGSGSSDYAVIKDDAMERGLACLKRFRTLADSYQAEIRAVATSALREAENRQVFLDRAEKETGIQIQVVSGNEEARLIYLGILQGLPVFDKRILLIDIGGGSTELLVGERGEILFSTSLKLGAIRLTEKYLKKDPISATDIQKCRIHIESVLSAFLPQIETWKPFMVVGSSGTITSVTSIVLEKKMEKRDRLNGTEVTLDQFKEARKQVLDADSVKKRLKIPGLDAKRGDIIVGGVLVLDEVLQRIKAPSFTVSEFALREGIVYDTIESWFRHKDSSLPPLDNIREKAIKTVANLYPAGKKHAAAVVKITLQMFDDLKEIHGLGNLERDYLETACYLHQVGLCISHHNYHKHSYYIIRNSESMVGFSNSEIEIIALIARYHRKGGPKGKHEEFKALRPEDQLLVKKLAAFLRIGDGLDRSEKSIIERLDAVSERGKVLCRLYHQKGTDPNLEIWSVTEKKDLFEETYGVSLEFQTFTL
- a CDS encoding SpoIIE family protein phosphatase, giving the protein MKFYLRLYLFLFLLVPYSLFSLPIDLTKNWNVKKGWWESEIPIGNSWIPLETLPLVSIKSQLDFPEGQLQQITMVKPFLLSEIDFKETEADLFALHIPYLSNVYKVYINGQIVDESGILENGHIIRSGYKRNILIKLSRNLLKVGKNEIRILLASEPGEELNFYKVFNDYISSIDRYTVLQKVEDEYITFMLLFLYFFVGIYHALFYWKRRNEEYNLYFALFAVFLSVYMYFRSQAIYVWDADPFTVTKLEYFVVFLTPPWLLLFVDTFFRKRISPITKGYFVFSIALAIVQFFVNRAISVTLLRVWQVSVLAFSVVLFYITIRAVLKNNKDAKRLLVGIFFLMFTAIWDILGASGMIPIQNLNLSRFGFLFFVLGIAVVLANRFLRVHKQVEELNANLERKVVERTNELQETLTRVQELKVQQDGDYFLTSLLLDPLNDSKKSHSAKIGIQSYTKQKKEFEFKGKTKEIGGDLIICDDIVLNGKKYFVFINGDAMGKSIQGAGGALVLGVVFLSFIKRTQVVLESQSKSPERWIKECFFELQTIFESFDGSMLVSVVLGLVEEETGVLYYLNAEHPWTVLYRDGVASFIEDELELRKIGTKGMAGEVRVRVFVLEQGDVIFIGSDGRDDLILESGADGTRVMNEDETKFLQVVGESQGELEQIVQNLQTIGSFSDDLTLLRLEWRGSAKRVGASSLSAISPDHFLYSELQSVLESGNAEETYHTIERMLVNESLEDDVRINLLREKSRISLLLKRFDSAVESLESIFPYFVTDNEILLQLSYAYRKSKNIRKAIEIGERLRARDPKHIRNLINLIDCYRLQKNEDRAKKILSKLGTIAPENPQYLKLKETFG